In a single window of the Pleurodeles waltl isolate 20211129_DDA chromosome 4_2, aPleWal1.hap1.20221129, whole genome shotgun sequence genome:
- the LOC138293384 gene encoding E3 ubiquitin-protein ligase RNF170-like: MFSPAFCGTSETRFAHVHQQKITKPPRISSHCSAHKECVKNWQQPRHHSDLNCPICLQTAVLPVETNCGHLFCGPCLMEYWKHGSWLGAVSCPLCRQKVSLLHNLFCENQQDKQSRGITYSIRDYNKRFSGQPRPFADYIYDLPMLLHLAFRTIFTMGGLVWIFCLRIIVCTFGAILCLPFDVMSEPLCGILGMADDLVVIFLLLLCMLNICQQIESGGVDRPHSTTQSVLAES, from the exons ATGTTCAGCCCCGCTTTCTGCGGTACGTCCGAAACAAG ATTTGCTCATGTTCACCAACAGAAGATAACCAAGCCTCCAAGAATCAGCAGTCATTGTTCTGCTCACAAG GAATGCGTTAAAAATTGGCAGCAGCCTCGTCACCACAGTGATTTAAACTGTCCCATCTGCCTCcagacagcagtcctcccagtggaaACCAACTGTGGGCATTTATTTTGTG GTCCCTGCCTCATGGAATACTGGAAACACGGTTCCTGGTTGGGAGCTGTTAGCTGCCCTCTCTGCAGACAAAAG GTTTCCCTTCTCCATAATCTGTTTTGTGAGAATCAGCAAGATAAGCAGAGCAGAGGAATTACATACAGTATTCGAGATTATAATAAACGTTTTTCCGGACAGCCCAGACCT TTTGCAGACTATATCTATGATCTGCCGATGCTCCTCCATCTTGCCTTCCGGACAATCTTCACCATGGGCGGTCTCGTCTGGATCTTCTGCCTCAGGATTATCGTTTGCACTTTTGGTGCCATCTTGTGCCTGCCATTTGATGTGATGTCCGAACCCCTTTGTGGTATTCTTGGAATGGCTGATGACCTAGTTGTTATATTCCTACTCCTGCTTTGTATGCTGAATATCTGCCAGCAGATTGAATCTGGCGGAGTGGACAGACCCCATTCTACAACGCAGAGTGTTTTAGCAGAATCTTAA